The DNA sequence AGGAACACCCACCTGGCAAGGACCAGCAGAGCGAAGAGGAGCATCCCCGACGGACTCCCGACGCAGACGGCACTCTCGGAACACATCTCGATCTGGATGCCTGAGGGTGTGCGGCAACCTACTTGGAATGATTCAGGAACCCAAAGAGACTCTTTTTCTTCTTCGCGGCTGAGTCTTCATCATGGGTCAGGCTGTCTCCACCCACGTGTGCAGCCAGCTGCATAATACTGCGGGTGAGTTTGGCCTTGGGAGCCTGCATAACCAACGGAACCCCGTTATTGCGGGATTCAACCATTGTGGCGTAATCGTTGGGGATCTGCGCGAAAATCTCGCGGCCGATTGTCTCCAGAGCTTTGTTTATACTGATCTGTGTATCTTCCAGCCCCAGACGATTCATGACCACCTTCACTTTATCAGCGATCTGATCATGGTTGTCAAAGAACTGGGAAAGGCGTACCACATTCCGTAAGCAGGGCAGGTCCAGCTGTGCCACCATTAAAACAGAATCGGAAAGTTCCATCGCTGCCAGGTCGAGACTGTTATAGCTCTTGCTGACATCAATCACCAGATGGGTGAATGTAGCCCGCAACAGGGCGATAATTCGCCTTAGTACGTCCGTATTGATTTGTGTGGACATATCCATCTGCACGGGTCGCGGCAGCAGAAACGCACCACAGTTATGTTTGGTCAATGATCGTTTCAGCAGCGAATAATCCAGCCGGGAAATGTTCTCAGCCACGTCCTGAATCGTGTAATCGGGAATGATATCCAGCCAGACATCAGAATCCCCCAATGCGAGATCCAGGTCGATCACCGCGACGCTGTTGTGTTCGTTACTCGCCAGACAGCAGGCCAGATTGATGGCCAGTGAAGTACAGCCCACGCCGCCACTCACACCAGCCACGGTAATGACCTGGCTGGAACGAGGCGCTTTATGTTCGCCACCCTCTGATTTCCCTGAAGAGATCTGGATGCGATTCAGCGCAGAGAGGAAGTCTTCCAGCACCAGCGGAAAGCCCAGGAACTCTTTCGCCCCGTTCCGCATGGCACGCAGAATCAGGCTGCCTTCCTGGGATCTGCTGACCACAATTACGCTGCAACTGGGCAGGTCCCGGGTTACCTGGGCAATCAGATTCAGGGCCATTTCCGGATCTGCGTCGAGCGAAATCAGAGCTATGTCCGGCTTGGTCTGTGAAACCACCTCAGTAAAGAATTCATATCGACTGCACTCAGCCTCGAGCCAGACCATATCGACACCAATCAGCATGTTTTTCAGCTCATTGCGCGTCGCCTCATTCGGATCAATAATTGATAGTCGAACTACTCCACTCATAAGTGATCACTTCTGCTTAAGGTATTAATTCTTCCCTCTGATTACTCTATTATCGAATCAGAGCGGGGCGGGTTTTAAATTTTTTCTAGCCCCCCGGTCCAATTAAACCAGGCTGTCCTTTGGGTGGTGTACTTAAAGTCCCCGGTTTAGGAGCCGGTGCCGGATTTCCCGTTTTCTGTTTGGGTTTCCACTGTCCCTGCGTTCCCTCGGTGAGGTCGGGAACCTTCATCCCCTGAGCACCAGCGACTGGTTTCGCGGGAGCCTGTTGCATCTTCTGCTGTTCCTGCAGGGCTTTTAGTTCTTCAGGAGACATCGCAGGCTTATGAATCACCTCAGACTGGATCGTCGGTGGTGCAGGGGGAGGCGGCATCTGCGACCGGGAAGCCGGAGGCAGTACATTATCTTCCATCTGCATCATAGACTCAGGACTGATTGGTCCAGGTACTGAATAGCGGCAGTCAGGACATTTGTCTCCATAGCTGGGAACTTCCAGCACACCATCTCCGTACAATTCACGATCGGTTGGTGTCGCGGTGAACCGCCCTGGTCCTCCCGGAGGAATCTGTCCCGCTTTCAGTGGCGAGACCAGTTCCGGCGTCACCATGATCACGAGTTCCGTTTCGCCTTCCGTATAACGTACCCGGCGGAATGCAGCTCCCACGACAGGCAGTTCGCCCAGGAAGGGAGTCTTGGATGTCTCTGCCGTTTTGCGGCTGGAGATCAGACCGGCAATAACCATGGTCTCACCAAAGTTCATTTCCACAGCAGTATTGGCCCGCCGCACAGTCAAACCGGGGACCGTAGTTCCGGAAACCTGTACCGCGTTAGAAAAGTCACGTTCACTGACTTCAGGTTGTACTTCGAGTCGCAGACGTCCATTTCCCAGTACGATGGGAACCGCTTCCATGCGAACACCAAACTCACGCCATTCAATGGTCACCGTCCCCAGACTCTGAGGTACGAGAATCGGAAATTCACCACCAGACAGCAGGTTAGCAGGGCGGCCACTGGTAGTAACCAGTTCCGGTTCCGCCAGAATCTTCAGTAAGGCTTCCTGTTTTAACGCTTCAATGAAGGCCTGGAAGATGCTGTTATCGCCAACGAGACCAAAGCCCATTGTGGCATTCCCCAGCAGCTGCTGGGAAGCTGTCAGAGCAGGTGGACCGCCGAAGGGAACGGAAATCCCTGTTAACGGTACCAGTGACCCCGGGTTGCTGTAAACATATCCGCTCTGGTTCAGGAACAGCCAGTTCACACCCAGCTGCCGAATCTTGGAACGCTGTACTTCCATGATTTTGACTTTCAGCAGAACCTGCTGCACACCAGCCAGCTTCATCTGATTCAAAACGCCGTTAGGGAAAAACTGTTCTGCGATTTCGACCATTTCGGTAATCGCTTCGGGCTCGGTTACCCAGCCTCGCAGCACAACCGAATCCTGTACCTTGATTGCGGTGACAGAAGAGCGGGGAAAGAGCTCTTTAAGATAGGCCTGCAGGTGACGGGCATCACCACTGACGAAGGTCTCTACAGAATAGATCTTTCCGTTTTCGTCAGTAATGACCAGAGTGGTCACTCCTGGCACCAGAGCCTGCACTCGAATTTCGTTGGGAGTCAGTGCGGTGACATTCAAAACCGTGGGGTCGAAGCCGTCGACACGCT is a window from the Gimesia benthica genome containing:
- a CDS encoding nucleotide-binding protein, producing the protein MSGVVRLSIIDPNEATRNELKNMLIGVDMVWLEAECSRYEFFTEVVSQTKPDIALISLDADPEMALNLIAQVTRDLPSCSVIVVSRSQEGSLILRAMRNGAKEFLGFPLVLEDFLSALNRIQISSGKSEGGEHKAPRSSQVITVAGVSGGVGCTSLAINLACCLASNEHNSVAVIDLDLALGDSDVWLDIIPDYTIQDVAENISRLDYSLLKRSLTKHNCGAFLLPRPVQMDMSTQINTDVLRRIIALLRATFTHLVIDVSKSYNSLDLAAMELSDSVLMVAQLDLPCLRNVVRLSQFFDNHDQIADKVKVVMNRLGLEDTQISINKALETIGREIFAQIPNDYATMVESRNNGVPLVMQAPKAKLTRSIMQLAAHVGGDSLTHDEDSAAKKKKSLFGFLNHSK
- a CDS encoding type II and III secretion system protein family protein — encoded protein: MTHLKKQGARMLAFNKTFKVHELSLCLALVFSLIGSTAYSQGEPPVPPGASEPVVQVSAEQMKLEVTEKFSKILKFPGKIKRVDGFDPTVLNVTALTPNEIRVQALVPGVTTLVITDENGKIYSVETFVSGDARHLQAYLKELFPRSSVTAIKVQDSVVLRGWVTEPEAITEMVEIAEQFFPNGVLNQMKLAGVQQVLLKVKIMEVQRSKIRQLGVNWLFLNQSGYVYSNPGSLVPLTGISVPFGGPPALTASQQLLGNATMGFGLVGDNSIFQAFIEALKQEALLKILAEPELVTTSGRPANLLSGGEFPILVPQSLGTVTIEWREFGVRMEAVPIVLGNGRLRLEVQPEVSERDFSNAVQVSGTTVPGLTVRRANTAVEMNFGETMVIAGLISSRKTAETSKTPFLGELPVVGAAFRRVRYTEGETELVIMVTPELVSPLKAGQIPPGGPGRFTATPTDRELYGDGVLEVPSYGDKCPDCRYSVPGPISPESMMQMEDNVLPPASRSQMPPPPAPPTIQSEVIHKPAMSPEELKALQEQQKMQQAPAKPVAGAQGMKVPDLTEGTQGQWKPKQKTGNPAPAPKPGTLSTPPKGQPGLIGPGG